Proteins encoded by one window of Chryseobacterium aquaeductus:
- the pth gene encoding aminoacyl-tRNA hydrolase, translating to MKYLIVGLGNKGPEYENTRHNIGFKIAEKIAESLEVSFNTTNFGLMAEGKYKGRKVFVLKPDTYMNLSGNAVKFWMQKENIPLENVMIVTDDLALPFGTLRMKMKGSDAGHNGLKSIQESLNTQNYARLRFGISAEFSEGRQIDYVLGTWNAEESEKLGERIEKFSKACLSFVFAGIGNTMSAFNGK from the coding sequence ATGAAATATTTAATTGTTGGTCTTGGCAATAAAGGTCCGGAATATGAAAACACACGTCATAATATAGGTTTTAAAATAGCTGAAAAAATAGCGGAAAGCCTTGAGGTTTCTTTTAATACTACAAATTTTGGCTTGATGGCTGAAGGCAAATATAAAGGAAGAAAAGTGTTTGTTTTAAAGCCTGATACGTATATGAATCTTTCTGGGAATGCAGTAAAATTCTGGATGCAGAAAGAAAATATTCCATTAGAAAATGTGATGATCGTTACTGATGATCTTGCTTTGCCTTTCGGTACTTTAAGAATGAAAATGAAAGGTTCTGATGCAGGACACAACGGTCTTAAAAGTATTCAGGAAAGTTTGAATACTCAGAACTATGCGAGATTGCGCTTCGGGATTTCTGCAGAGTTTTCTGAGGGAAGACAGATAGATTACGTACTTGGTACTTGGAACGCAGAAGAATCTGAAAAACTTGGTGAGCGCATTGAAAAATTCTCTAAAGCATGTCTGTCATTTGTATTTGCAGGAATTGGCAATACGATGTCAGCTTTTAATGGGAAATAG
- the mfd gene encoding transcription-repair coupling factor, with product MHLKTIKESFLPDLLKKEFGKEIFVQLENHQHLSVKGSAGSSVSIFTAELFLTHKKTILYLVDDKEEALYVNTEMEDLLGKEKVLYFPATHLEPYQVEKTQNANLVLRTDVLNKINSEKSPKIIVAYMGALSEKVLKKEDFKAISHHIKVGDQLDFDFVDELLTHYQFQQTDFVSEPGEFSVRGGIVDVFSYSNEKPYRITFFGNEVENIKTFDIETQLSVDKVKDFQLVSNMNFSVSGSRVSLLELLPKDSFVISKNAAVGLNKIRSFYEKSLEKYETLSKDISHRSPQELFISDEEFVFDFKKFKTVDFSPQTLELTNSESLQLNQTQQPSFHKNFELLIEDLEEKQQQGFETWISFSTDKQKERLESIFEDVSFGDSGASKISFKSFKSELHEGFVDTDHKLLVYTDHQIFDRYQRYKAKNTFAKSEQLTLKDLMSLKVGDYIAHIDHGIGKFMGLVKVNNDGKIQECFKLTYKNGDLLYVSIHSLHKISKYNGPDGREVVLSKLGSPAWKSLKQKTKTKVKQIAFDLIKLYAERKTAKGFAYTPDSYLQNELEASFIYEDTPDQEKATIDVKNDMEADTVMDRLVCGDVGFGKTEVAIRAAFKAATDGKQVAILVPTTILAFQHYRSFTERLKDFPVNVSYLNRFRTAKQRAETIAGLKDGKVDIVIGTHQLASEKVKFKDLGLLIIDEEHKFGVSVKDKLKTLKSNIDTLTLTATPIPRTLQFSLMAARDLSVIKTPPPNRQPVETHMVGFSEEIIRDAVSYELQRDGQVYFINNRVENLKDIAGLIQRLVPDARVITGHGQMEGKQLERNVLDFMEGKYDVLVATTIVESGVDVPNANTMFINDAQRFGMADLHQMRGRVGRSNRKAFCYLITPPMDMVTSDARKRLEAIEQFSDLGSGFQIAMKDLEIRGAGDLLGGEQSGFINEMGFETYQKMMQEALEELKDDKDFENLFENEEDRQKLFKSVKEVNIDTDLELMLPDFYVQSIEERLSLYQKLAEIDNENDLQKFESELTDRFGTLPSEAINLLKSVALKWLAADIGFEKIVMKNEVFLGYFPNNPQDKFYQTDKFRHIISYLTQNPSQAQLKEKIGKEGNQLMMRKDGVQNVDEVNVLLKSILESK from the coding sequence ATGCATTTAAAAACCATAAAAGAAAGCTTTCTTCCGGATCTGCTTAAAAAAGAATTTGGTAAAGAAATTTTTGTTCAACTAGAGAATCATCAGCATCTTTCTGTGAAGGGAAGTGCAGGTTCATCAGTTTCTATTTTTACTGCTGAGCTTTTTCTCACCCACAAAAAAACCATCCTTTATCTTGTAGATGATAAGGAAGAAGCACTTTATGTGAATACCGAAATGGAAGATTTGCTTGGGAAAGAAAAGGTTTTATATTTCCCTGCAACGCATCTGGAACCTTATCAGGTTGAGAAAACTCAGAATGCCAATCTGGTTTTGCGTACGGATGTTTTAAATAAAATAAATTCTGAAAAATCTCCAAAAATCATCGTTGCCTATATGGGAGCTTTGTCTGAAAAGGTTTTGAAGAAAGAAGATTTTAAGGCGATTTCTCATCATATAAAAGTTGGTGATCAACTTGATTTTGATTTTGTAGATGAGCTGCTTACCCATTATCAGTTTCAACAGACAGATTTTGTTTCCGAGCCGGGAGAATTTTCTGTACGTGGAGGAATTGTAGACGTGTTTTCCTATTCAAATGAGAAACCTTACCGAATTACTTTCTTTGGAAATGAAGTGGAGAACATCAAAACTTTTGATATTGAAACTCAGCTTTCTGTAGATAAAGTAAAAGATTTTCAATTGGTTTCTAACATGAATTTTTCAGTTTCGGGAAGCCGTGTTTCTTTGCTTGAGCTTTTGCCGAAAGACAGTTTTGTGATTTCTAAGAATGCTGCTGTAGGTTTAAATAAAATCAGAAGTTTCTATGAAAAATCTTTGGAGAAATATGAAACTTTAAGCAAAGATATTTCGCACAGATCACCGCAGGAATTGTTTATTTCTGACGAAGAGTTTGTATTCGATTTTAAGAAGTTTAAAACTGTAGATTTCAGTCCACAGACTCTCGAACTCACCAACTCTGAAAGCCTCCAACTCAACCAGACGCAGCAACCTTCTTTTCATAAAAATTTCGAATTATTAATTGAAGATTTAGAAGAAAAACAGCAGCAAGGTTTTGAAACCTGGATTTCTTTTTCTACCGATAAACAGAAAGAAAGACTCGAATCTATTTTTGAGGATGTCAGTTTCGGTGATTCCGGCGCTTCAAAAATTTCATTTAAAAGTTTTAAATCTGAACTTCATGAAGGTTTTGTAGATACGGATCACAAACTTCTTGTTTATACAGATCACCAAATTTTTGACCGTTACCAAAGGTATAAAGCCAAAAACACGTTTGCCAAATCTGAACAGCTGACGCTGAAAGATCTGATGTCGCTGAAAGTTGGCGATTATATCGCTCACATCGACCATGGAATCGGTAAATTTATGGGATTGGTAAAAGTAAATAACGATGGGAAAATTCAGGAATGTTTTAAACTGACTTATAAAAACGGAGACTTATTATATGTAAGCATTCATTCTCTTCATAAAATTTCAAAATACAATGGTCCGGACGGTCGAGAAGTCGTTTTGAGCAAACTCGGTTCGCCAGCCTGGAAGTCGTTAAAACAGAAAACAAAAACCAAAGTCAAGCAGATTGCTTTTGATTTAATTAAATTATACGCCGAAAGAAAGACGGCAAAAGGTTTCGCTTACACACCAGATTCTTATCTTCAGAATGAGTTGGAAGCAAGCTTTATCTATGAAGATACGCCCGATCAGGAAAAAGCTACCATCGATGTGAAAAATGACATGGAAGCCGATACTGTGATGGATCGATTGGTGTGTGGAGATGTTGGTTTCGGGAAAACTGAAGTTGCCATTCGTGCTGCGTTCAAAGCTGCAACAGACGGAAAACAGGTTGCTATTTTGGTTCCTACTACGATTTTGGCGTTTCAGCATTATCGAAGTTTTACCGAGAGATTAAAAGATTTTCCTGTAAATGTTTCTTATTTAAATAGATTCCGGACAGCAAAGCAAAGGGCTGAAACGATCGCCGGTTTGAAAGACGGAAAAGTAGATATTGTGATCGGAACCCACCAATTAGCTTCTGAAAAAGTAAAATTTAAAGATTTAGGCTTATTAATTATTGATGAAGAACATAAATTCGGAGTTTCTGTAAAAGATAAACTGAAAACTTTAAAATCAAATATCGATACGCTAACCTTGACGGCAACACCAATTCCGAGAACTTTGCAGTTTTCTTTGATGGCGGCGAGAGATTTATCGGTGATTAAAACTCCACCGCCAAACAGACAGCCTGTGGAAACTCACATGGTTGGTTTCAGTGAAGAAATTATTCGTGATGCAGTTTCTTATGAATTGCAGCGTGACGGTCAGGTTTACTTTATCAACAACAGAGTTGAAAATCTGAAAGATATTGCAGGATTAATTCAAAGATTGGTTCCTGATGCAAGAGTGATTACCGGTCACGGACAAATGGAAGGAAAACAGCTCGAAAGAAACGTTCTTGATTTCATGGAAGGAAAATATGACGTTCTGGTTGCCACGACTATCGTAGAAAGTGGAGTAGATGTTCCCAACGCAAACACAATGTTCATCAATGATGCACAGCGTTTCGGGATGGCAGATCTTCACCAGATGAGAGGTCGTGTGGGACGAAGTAACAGAAAAGCCTTTTGTTACCTCATCACTCCGCCGATGGATATGGTAACTTCTGACGCAAGAAAAAGGTTGGAGGCGATTGAGCAGTTTTCAGATTTGGGAAGTGGTTTTCAGATTGCAATGAAAGACTTGGAAATTCGTGGTGCCGGAGATTTATTAGGTGGTGAACAAAGCGGATTTATCAACGAAATGGGCTTTGAAACCTATCAGAAAATGATGCAGGAAGCTTTAGAAGAGTTAAAAGACGATAAAGATTTTGAAAATCTCTTTGAAAACGAAGAAGATCGCCAGAAATTATTCAAATCTGTGAAGGAAGTGAATATTGATACAGATCTGGAATTGATGTTACCGGATTTCTATGTTCAAAGCATTGAAGAAAGACTTTCGCTATATCAGAAATTAGCTGAAATTGATAATGAAAATGATCTTCAGAAATTTGAATCTGAACTGACAGACCGTTTTGGGACATTGCCTTCTGAAGCAATTAATTTGTTGAAAAGTGTTGCTTTGAAATGGTTGGCTGCAGATATTGGTTTTGAAAAAATTGTCATGAAAAACGAGGTCTTTTTAGGATATTTCCCGAATAATCCGCAGGATAAATTTTATCAGACAGATAAATTCAGACATATTATCAGTTACTTAACTCAAAATCCATCACAAGCGCAGCTGAAAGAGAAAATCGGAAAAGAAGGAAATCAGCTGATGATGAGGAAAGATGGAGTGCAAAATGTGGATGAGGTAAATGTTTTGTTGAAATCTATTTTGGAAAGTAAATAG
- a CDS encoding carbonic anhydrase produces the protein MKAHTSETQSTISPEKALNFLKEGNQRFVNNLKANRDLLEQVNATREGQWPFAVVLSCIDSRTSAELIFDQGLGDVFSIRIAGNFVNQDILGSMEFGCNVAGSKLVVVLGHTKCGALKGGLDAAKIEGMGMDNLNHLIDHFDPIIKTIMNDGEERSSANIELLERLNQHNVKNAIDDIRKQSSTLRRLEEEGQIKIVGANYDVETGVVTWL, from the coding sequence ATGAAAGCACATACATCTGAAACACAATCGACAATTTCTCCTGAAAAAGCATTAAACTTTTTAAAGGAAGGAAATCAAAGATTTGTGAACAATCTGAAAGCAAACAGAGATCTTCTGGAGCAGGTAAATGCTACACGCGAGGGACAATGGCCATTTGCAGTCGTATTAAGCTGTATAGACAGCCGTACTTCTGCGGAACTAATTTTTGACCAAGGTCTGGGTGATGTTTTCAGCATCAGAATTGCCGGTAATTTTGTGAATCAGGACATTTTGGGTTCTATGGAATTTGGCTGCAATGTAGCAGGTTCCAAATTGGTGGTCGTTTTGGGACACACCAAATGCGGCGCTTTAAAAGGCGGACTTGATGCTGCAAAAATAGAAGGAATGGGTATGGATAATCTGAATCATTTAATAGATCATTTCGACCCGATTATCAAAACGATTATGAATGATGGCGAAGAACGCTCTTCTGCAAACATAGAACTTTTGGAAAGACTCAATCAACACAATGTAAAGAATGCGATTGATGATATTCGCAAACAAAGTTCTACTTTGAGAAGACTTGAGGAAGAAGGCCAGATAAAAATCGTTGGTGCCAACTATGATGTGGAAACAGGTGTTGTCACTTGGTTGTAA
- a CDS encoding SulP family inorganic anion transporter, translating to MKKSKSFFGGIQENFPSGLVVFLVALPLCLGIALASGAPPLSGIISGIVGGLVIGAISNSNISVSGPAAGLTAIVLTAITDLGAFELFLCAGLIAGIIQLVLGFIRAGSISNYFPNNVIEGMLAAIGIIIILKQIPHALGFDKDYEGHESIFDKGLNFGYFDELFGAIHPGAIVVTLVSVGILLAWDKLPFLKRMKMLPGALVAVVAGILMNELFKMTGSSLAITKEHLVSLPVPQNLEDFKNLIVMPDFNGFTNLKVWIAGATIAIVASIETLLCIEASDRLDVQRRTTDTNLELKAQGIGNLVSSLIGGLPMTSVVVRSSANASAGATSKVSAMIHGFLLLVCVLTIPFLLNLIPLATLAAVLILVGYKLAKPATFKHFWYLGKFQFIPFIATVVAIVATDLLKGVGIGLAISVFYILQGNMKRAYYLSREKLNDADGISIKLAEEVSFLNKAAIKKTLKNIKPNSTVIIDATGTSYIANDVLEMIQDFANIRAKEEDINVELMGFKTSYRDYETDEDSHIIITHKRAM from the coding sequence ATGAAAAAATCAAAATCATTCTTTGGAGGAATCCAGGAGAACTTCCCGTCGGGTCTAGTTGTATTTTTAGTTGCTCTTCCCCTCTGTTTAGGAATCGCCTTGGCATCGGGAGCTCCGCCATTGTCCGGTATTATCTCCGGTATTGTAGGAGGCTTGGTGATTGGCGCGATCAGCAACTCAAATATTTCAGTTTCGGGTCCTGCTGCGGGATTAACAGCGATTGTTTTAACTGCAATTACAGATCTGGGCGCATTCGAGCTTTTTTTATGCGCAGGGCTTATTGCAGGAATTATCCAGCTTGTTTTAGGATTTATAAGAGCAGGCAGTATTTCCAATTACTTTCCTAATAATGTAATAGAAGGAATGCTTGCCGCTATTGGTATCATCATTATTCTAAAACAGATTCCACACGCATTAGGATTTGATAAGGATTACGAGGGGCACGAATCTATTTTCGACAAAGGCTTGAATTTTGGATATTTCGACGAGTTATTTGGAGCTATTCACCCTGGAGCTATTGTTGTCACTTTAGTTTCTGTAGGAATACTCTTAGCTTGGGATAAATTACCATTTCTAAAAAGAATGAAAATGCTTCCGGGAGCTTTGGTAGCTGTAGTTGCAGGCATTTTGATGAATGAATTATTCAAAATGACAGGCAGCTCTCTGGCAATCACTAAAGAACACTTGGTTTCACTTCCTGTACCTCAAAATCTTGAAGACTTTAAAAACCTCATCGTAATGCCTGATTTTAATGGATTTACAAATCTTAAAGTCTGGATTGCAGGTGCAACCATTGCAATCGTTGCGTCTATAGAAACGCTGCTGTGCATTGAAGCATCAGATCGATTAGATGTACAAAGAAGAACTACAGATACCAATCTGGAATTGAAAGCTCAGGGAATCGGAAATTTGGTCAGCTCTCTCATCGGCGGACTTCCTATGACTTCAGTAGTAGTGAGAAGTTCTGCCAATGCCAGTGCAGGAGCAACTTCTAAGGTTTCTGCAATGATTCATGGTTTCCTATTGTTGGTTTGTGTACTTACGATTCCGTTTTTATTAAATTTAATTCCTTTGGCAACATTGGCTGCGGTATTAATTTTGGTAGGATATAAACTAGCAAAACCTGCGACATTCAAGCATTTCTGGTATTTGGGTAAATTTCAGTTTATTCCTTTTATAGCGACGGTTGTGGCAATTGTAGCCACCGATTTATTAAAAGGTGTAGGTATTGGTTTGGCAATTTCTGTTTTCTACATTCTTCAGGGAAATATGAAACGTGCATATTATTTGAGCAGAGAAAAACTAAATGACGCCGATGGAATCTCCATTAAATTAGCCGAAGAAGTTTCTTTCCTGAATAAAGCTGCGATTAAAAAGACATTGAAAAATATTAAACCAAATTCCACCGTCATCATTGATGCCACAGGAACATCTTACATTGCAAATGATGTATTGGAGATGATTCAGGATTTTGCGAATATTCGTGCAAAGGAAGAAGATATCAATGTAGAACTCATGGGTTTCAAAACTTCGTACAGAGATTATGAGACCGATGAAGATTCCCACATCATCATTACCCACAAGAGGGCAATGTAA
- a CDS encoding MFS transporter: MISLTPLKTLQNIEFRNLLTGRFFIVLAFRMLATLLGWWVYQLTKDPFSIGLIGLSEVIPAVSCALYAGHVIDMNEKKKLLLICTYLYVFLIGLLLIPAFYNVELHFSGHEITYYIYGVIFFTGIVRAFIGPIVPSMIPKIVQKVNLPSAITLNQATFLISSVCGHAAGGFLIGLVGVKWTLIVIVSLISIASLFFWNLNKQFSEHKKDEIKVLESMREGISYIFKTKEILGALCLDMFAVLFGGAVAMIPVFATDILKSGAEGFGLLNAASDIGSMIIITTLSIIPLRKNQGKILLFVVAGFGLCIIGFGLSHYYWLSFMFLVLSGMLDGISVVIRGTIVQLKTPDHIRGRVLSVNSIFIMSSNEMGQFESGLAAKLMGVVKSVVFGGSMTLLIALIVATTNPKLRKMQY; encoded by the coding sequence ATGATTTCTCTCACACCGCTCAAAACTTTACAAAATATAGAATTCAGGAATCTTCTTACGGGAAGATTTTTTATCGTTTTAGCATTCAGAATGCTGGCTACATTATTGGGCTGGTGGGTTTATCAGTTGACAAAAGATCCTTTTTCCATAGGTTTAATTGGGCTTTCGGAAGTGATTCCTGCCGTGAGTTGTGCTTTATACGCCGGCCACGTTATTGATATGAATGAAAAGAAGAAATTGCTTCTTATTTGTACTTATCTCTATGTATTTCTGATTGGCTTACTGCTGATTCCTGCTTTCTATAATGTAGAGCTTCATTTTTCAGGACATGAAATAACGTATTACATCTACGGAGTTATTTTTTTTACAGGAATTGTTCGGGCTTTTATTGGGCCAATCGTTCCTTCGATGATTCCGAAAATTGTACAGAAAGTAAATCTCCCTAGTGCAATCACGCTTAATCAAGCAACATTTTTGATTTCGTCAGTTTGCGGACACGCTGCCGGAGGTTTTCTTATCGGTCTTGTGGGTGTAAAATGGACTTTGATTGTGATTGTTTCTTTAATATCAATTGCATCTTTATTTTTCTGGAATCTCAACAAGCAGTTTTCTGAACATAAGAAGGATGAAATTAAAGTCTTGGAAAGTATGCGTGAAGGAATTTCTTATATTTTTAAAACGAAAGAAATCCTCGGCGCTCTTTGCTTAGATATGTTTGCAGTGCTTTTTGGCGGTGCAGTTGCCATGATTCCTGTGTTTGCAACAGATATTCTGAAATCTGGTGCAGAAGGTTTCGGATTGCTGAATGCAGCTTCAGATATTGGTTCTATGATTATCATTACAACATTATCTATAATTCCTTTAAGAAAAAATCAGGGCAAGATTTTGCTGTTTGTAGTTGCAGGATTTGGGCTTTGCATTATTGGTTTCGGATTATCGCATTATTACTGGTTATCATTTATGTTCTTGGTTTTAAGTGGAATGTTGGATGGCATTTCGGTTGTCATCCGAGGAACTATTGTACAGCTTAAAACTCCGGATCATATTCGTGGTAGAGTTTTAAGTGTAAATTCTATTTTCATCATGTCGAGCAACGAGATGGGACAATTTGAGAGCGGGCTCGCTGCCAAATTGATGGGAGTTGTAAAATCTGTGGTATTTGGAGGAAGCATGACGTTACTGATTGCACTAATCGTAGCGACCACCAATCCAAAATTAAGAAAAATGCAATATTAA
- a CDS encoding GH3 auxin-responsive promoter family protein, translating to MLNFLKKNIALIWARNHVQKTNDFKQNAEKNQEKLLLSLVKTAEKTLFGREHQFENIKSIDDFQKNVQIADYEDLKPYIEKVKKGQRNILWTETPEYFAKTSGTTSGSKYIPISKEGMPYQVAGAQSALFHYISKKGNADFVNGKMIFLQGSPELEEVFRIQTGRLSGIVAHHIPNYLQKNRLPSWETNLMEDWEAKVDKIVEETEKENMTLISGIPPWLIMYFEKLIEKNGKKIKQLFPNLQLIVTGGVNYEPYREKMEELLGGKVDIVQTFPASEGFFAFQDDYTKEGLLLLTNHGIFYEFIPLEKYGKPNAERLTLKEIELNKDYALILTTNSGLWAYSIGDVVRFIDKNPHRILVSGRTKHFTSAFGEHVIAFEVEEAMKATVEKFPVQITEFHLAPEVNPSEGLPYHEWFIEFEKEPENLGLFKNELDDQLRKRNTYYDDLISGNILQKLKISKLSKNAFQEYAKSQGKLGGQNKIPRLANDRKIADLLKVYKK from the coding sequence ATGTTAAATTTCTTGAAGAAAAATATAGCACTCATCTGGGCAAGAAACCATGTTCAGAAGACGAATGATTTTAAGCAAAATGCAGAAAAAAATCAGGAGAAATTGCTTTTATCATTGGTAAAAACTGCTGAGAAAACACTTTTTGGGAGAGAACATCAGTTTGAAAACATTAAATCTATAGATGATTTTCAGAAAAATGTACAAATTGCAGACTACGAAGACCTCAAACCATATATAGAAAAAGTAAAAAAAGGCCAGCGGAATATTCTCTGGACAGAAACTCCGGAATATTTTGCCAAAACTTCAGGAACTACTTCAGGATCAAAATATATTCCCATCTCAAAAGAGGGAATGCCATACCAGGTTGCTGGAGCGCAAAGTGCTTTATTTCATTATATTTCAAAAAAAGGGAATGCTGACTTCGTGAACGGAAAAATGATTTTCCTTCAAGGAAGTCCGGAGCTGGAAGAAGTTTTTAGAATTCAAACAGGAAGACTATCTGGGATTGTAGCGCATCACATACCCAATTATCTCCAAAAAAACCGTTTACCAAGCTGGGAAACAAACCTGATGGAAGATTGGGAGGCCAAAGTTGATAAAATAGTTGAAGAAACGGAAAAAGAAAATATGACCTTGATTTCCGGAATTCCGCCTTGGCTGATTATGTATTTTGAAAAACTGATCGAGAAAAACGGTAAAAAAATAAAACAGCTGTTCCCAAATCTTCAATTGATTGTAACTGGCGGCGTTAATTACGAGCCCTATCGCGAAAAAATGGAAGAACTTTTGGGCGGAAAAGTAGACATCGTTCAGACATTTCCTGCTTCGGAAGGATTTTTTGCTTTTCAGGATGACTATACGAAAGAAGGGCTTTTGCTTTTGACCAACCACGGGATTTTCTATGAATTTATTCCGTTGGAAAAATATGGAAAGCCAAATGCAGAAAGATTGACTTTAAAAGAAATTGAACTCAATAAAGATTATGCTTTGATTTTAACGACAAATTCTGGTTTGTGGGCGTATTCTATTGGCGATGTCGTTCGTTTTATTGATAAAAATCCGCACCGAATTCTGGTAAGTGGTAGAACCAAACATTTTACCTCAGCTTTTGGCGAGCACGTGATCGCTTTTGAAGTGGAAGAAGCGATGAAAGCTACTGTAGAAAAATTTCCTGTTCAGATCACAGAATTTCACCTTGCTCCGGAAGTAAATCCTTCAGAAGGACTTCCTTACCATGAATGGTTTATTGAGTTTGAAAAAGAGCCGGAAAATTTAGGTTTATTTAAAAATGAATTGGATGATCAGCTGAGAAAACGCAATACTTATTACGATGATTTGATTAGCGGAAATATTCTTCAGAAGTTGAAAATCTCTAAACTTTCTAAAAATGCATTTCAGGAATACGCCAAATCCCAAGGAAAACTGGGCGGACAAAATAAAATCCCAAGATTGGCAAATGACAGAAAAATAGCAGATTTGTTGAAAGTTTATAAAAAATAA
- a CDS encoding T9SS type B sorting domain-containing protein encodes MKKTLFIVLMIISQMFFAQSDCPTAITVCGNSGISYTPSGPGNILEDLGGCLSDDENFSVWYTFSIATAGTLTFTINPNVFADDYDFGVYGPNKTCGTLGAPIRCNYSGADGPTGLNLTTVHPAVNGQWSGFMNVLPGEVYYLVIDNFSNSPNGFTLSWGGTATLASPFNDPALITNPFIAPGLPNANPANPNEVVVCTNPAVFNFSTLTPGIINGNTNFTVSYHYNTNDLLTGDNPITTPVSVNITDTYYYSITYTDPTNPNNPINKCKQTGEFKFKDGSIVATDATLTECNNNNEGTAVFDLTTANVTTIANATKKYYPSIIDLNANTNEITNPYQYLSAGGTAYVLVTSEFGCTDVAEIKLNFYPIVVVTEATLRSCFIETNPSTGLFNLTNATVNTQTGTTKKYYPSPTDAVNQTNEILNPTSYIAPNGFVYVRVINGNGCYNVAKINLIVIPPVYSTVLIDKVICVEDKTTLDAGPGFTSYEWSTGATTQIISNVTVGTYWVKLKTGDCTSMQTVKVFASDQPVISNIEITHNSVTVNATGGTPAYQYSLDNTNWQDSNSFTGLTRGDYTVYVKDAYDCVPMEVNILVPNIINVITPNGDGVNDVIDYSALGSRQNLVLSIFDRYGYKVFQADKTNGYKWDGTTNGGKKVPTGNYWYSVTWNENNKTSTPIKFSGWIMVKNRE; translated from the coding sequence ATGAAAAAAACTCTATTCATTGTTTTAATGATAATTTCTCAGATGTTTTTCGCACAATCTGATTGCCCTACAGCGATCACAGTCTGTGGTAACTCTGGTATATCCTACACTCCTTCCGGCCCCGGAAATATTTTAGAAGATCTTGGAGGATGTCTAAGTGATGATGAAAACTTTTCTGTGTGGTATACATTTTCTATCGCAACCGCAGGAACCTTAACTTTCACGATCAATCCAAATGTTTTTGCTGATGATTACGATTTCGGGGTTTACGGTCCCAATAAAACTTGCGGAACTCTGGGAGCGCCCATCAGATGTAACTATTCTGGCGCAGACGGACCTACAGGTCTGAATTTGACAACCGTGCACCCTGCAGTAAATGGACAGTGGAGTGGTTTTATGAATGTACTTCCAGGTGAAGTATATTATCTGGTGATTGATAACTTTTCAAACAGTCCGAATGGTTTCACACTTTCATGGGGTGGTACTGCTACTCTAGCATCACCATTTAATGATCCTGCATTGATTACGAATCCTTTTATTGCACCTGGATTACCCAATGCAAATCCTGCAAACCCAAATGAAGTAGTAGTATGTACAAATCCTGCAGTATTTAATTTCAGTACATTGACTCCCGGAATTATCAACGGAAATACAAACTTCACAGTATCATACCATTATAACACGAATGATCTTTTAACAGGAGATAATCCTATAACGACACCTGTTTCTGTAAATATCACAGATACTTATTATTACAGTATCACGTATACAGATCCTACAAATCCGAACAATCCTATCAATAAATGTAAACAGACAGGGGAATTTAAATTCAAAGACGGATCGATCGTTGCCACAGATGCGACACTCACCGAGTGTAATAATAACAATGAGGGAACAGCGGTATTTGATTTAACTACTGCCAATGTAACTACGATTGCAAATGCAACTAAGAAATATTACCCTTCAATCATTGATTTGAATGCCAATACCAACGAAATCACAAATCCTTACCAATATTTATCCGCTGGTGGAACAGCATACGTTTTGGTAACTTCAGAATTTGGCTGTACAGATGTGGCTGAGATAAAGCTTAATTTTTATCCTATAGTGGTCGTTACGGAAGCTACATTGAGATCATGTTTTATCGAAACAAATCCTTCCACAGGCTTGTTTAACCTTACGAATGCAACGGTAAATACTCAGACAGGTACTACAAAAAAATATTACCCTTCTCCTACCGATGCTGTAAACCAAACAAACGAAATATTAAATCCTACATCATACATTGCTCCTAACGGATTTGTTTATGTAAGAGTGATAAACGGAAACGGATGTTATAACGTAGCTAAAATAAATCTGATCGTAATACCGCCGGTATATTCTACGGTACTTATTGATAAGGTAATATGTGTTGAAGATAAAACCACTTTAGACGCAGGTCCGGGATTCACATCTTACGAGTGGAGCACTGGTGCAACTACGCAGATTATCTCTAATGTGACAGTAGGTACTTACTGGGTAAAACTTAAAACAGGAGATTGTACCTCGATGCAGACTGTAAAAGTATTTGCATCAGACCAGCCGGTAATTTCAAATATCGAGATTACTCATAATTCTGTTACTGTGAACGCGACTGGTGGCACACCTGCTTACCAATATTCATTAGATAACACAAACTGGCAAGATTCTAATTCGTTCACCGGTCTAACAAGAGGAGATTATACGGTTTATGTAAAAGATGCTTATGACTGTGTCCCTATGGAAGTAAATATTTTGGTTCCAAACATCATCAACGTGATTACACCAAACGGAGACGGAGTAAATGATGTGATTGATTATTCAGCTTTAGGAAGCAGACAGAATTTAGTATTGAGTATTTTTGACAGATACGGATACAAAGTTTTCCAGGCAGATAAAACAAATGGTTATAAATGGGACGGTACTACTAATGGTGGTAAAAAAGTTCCTACAGGCAACTACTGGTATTCTGTAACATGGAATGAAAATAATAAAACCAGCACCCCAATAAAATTCTCAGGCTGGATTATGGTTAAAAACAGAGAATAA